Below is a window of Thermodesulfovibrionales bacterium DNA.
AGGCCGCGCAGATGGGATTTCGTGAAAAGACAAATCCGATTCTCTCAAAAAGTTATTTTATCAACCGGGCACGCATATGGCCGCAGGGTTGTCAGGGTGATTACAAGACTCTTGAGGGAATCTATAAGAATACACCGATGTCGGAGGGCATCGGATATTATCTCGATCAATGTGCACTCTTCTCGGCGCTGGCTATAGGTGTGAGGGAGAGAATCATAATGCTTCGCGAGCTGTTGAAAGAAGAACTCTTGATCAGAGAAAATCCGAAGGTTCTTGACATTGCCTGCGGCTCATGCCGAGAGGTCTTCGAGCTTGCCGCTGATATCGAAAAATCAGGAGCTCATTTCACCTGCATCGATCTCGACTCCGAAGCCCTCACATATTCCCTCAACCGTATGTCCTATGCAGACCCGTCCGCAGGCGAAGTCGAATTTCTGAAATATAATGCGATCAGAATGTTCGACCATGAGCTGAATATAGAAGAGTTCGGGATGCAAGACATCATCTACAGTGTCGGATTTTTCGATTATCTCCCCGATGACTTCCTCGTGAAACTGCTCCATGCCCTTTATCAGCTTCTCAATCCGGGTGGAAAACTCATCATGTCGTTTAAGGATGCGAGTCTTTACAAGGCACAATTCTATCACTGGATCGTCGACTGGGACGGATTCCTCCAGCGCAACAAAGCGGATTTCGGCCGTCTGTTGTCTCTGGCAGGCATTCCCGAGACTGCGTTAACGGACAGAAGAGTCGAGTCAGATGTGATAATCTTTTATACGGCCACGAAATAGTTCACACTTGATCAGAGTATTGAAGAGTCCTTTCTTCGTATCAGCTGCCTTTGTTTATTGATAATCATTCAAAGAGTTTGATAGACTTAGGTTAATATCGCATGAAAGCATTGTCACTGCACGATAAGGTAGCCATTGTGACGGGCGGCTCAAGAGGGATAGGACGTTCGATAGTCCTCGCCCTAGCGAAGGAGGGAGCTGACTCAGCATTCACCTATCTCAACAACGAACCGGAAGCGATCTCCCTTGCCGATGAAGTAGTGAAGACTGGAAGGCGTGCGCTCCCGATAAGAATGGATGTGCGCGATTTTGAAGGATCCAAACTTCTTGTCGAAAAAGTCAGAACAGAGTTCGGAAAAATAGATTTCGCCATCAATAACGCCGGGATAACACGGGACAGGTCGCTCATGATGATGAGCAAGGACGACTGGTCCGATGTTATAGATACCGACCTCACGGGAGTATTCAATATGACGCGTGCAAGCATCATCACTTTTCTGAAACAGAAGAGCGGGGCGATCGTGAATGTCTCATCCCTCAGTGGAATTCACCCGCTTCCCGGACAGGTAAATTATGCCGCTGC
It encodes the following:
- a CDS encoding methyltransferase, with translation MDFFSADPNQEMRQFNRKPFVTPIGYTVNILTSSEERKLNLRGRTIDISDVGVGIETDHPLAPGHTLFFDDESGLRTGVVRWCMKLDDSYRAGIVMTAKRKPREQYREERGQTLFVHEERERYHELLDRATEQFNRELEDLERRCSDPQEDSEDLFSLVSRSLTTVCEGCEEFERGVRYDKSVIKAAQMGFREKTNPILSKSYFINRARIWPQGCQGDYKTLEGIYKNTPMSEGIGYYLDQCALFSALAIGVRERIIMLRELLKEELLIRENPKVLDIACGSCREVFELAADIEKSGAHFTCIDLDSEALTYSLNRMSYADPSAGEVEFLKYNAIRMFDHELNIEEFGMQDIIYSVGFFDYLPDDFLVKLLHALYQLLNPGGKLIMSFKDASLYKAQFYHWIVDWDGFLQRNKADFGRLLSLAGIPETALTDRRVESDVIIFYTATK
- the fabG gene encoding 3-oxoacyl-[acyl-carrier-protein] reductase; the encoded protein is MKALSLHDKVAIVTGGSRGIGRSIVLALAKEGADSAFTYLNNEPEAISLADEVVKTGRRALPIRMDVRDFEGSKLLVEKVRTEFGKIDFAINNAGITRDRSLMMMSKDDWSDVIDTDLTGVFNMTRASIITFLKQKSGAIVNVSSLSGIHPLPGQVNYAAAKAGMIGFTKSLAKEVAPYNVRVNAVAPGFIDTDMTSKLSEKQRAKMTDVIPVGRFGDPEEVARAVVFLLDDKSKYITGEVIQIDGGLGLAG